A stretch of the Sulfuritortus calidifontis genome encodes the following:
- a CDS encoding 2-hydroxyacid dehydrogenase: MKPKILVTREVFDDVLGFLGEHFEVEANQGDAPFSADALAQRLAGKAGALTSIVDRIDGALLDRCPDLKAVCNIAVGYNNFDLAACTAHGVMATNTPGVLDDSTADFTWALILAAARRVTEAERYLRAGQWTGWKLKQFLGTDVHHATLGILGMGRIGQKVARRALGFDMPVLYHNRSRLPEAQERALNARYVSLDELLAQADILTVHTPYSPQTHHLVGAAEFARMKPGVVFIHASRGGVVDDAALVAALRSGRIGAAGLDVYEGEPRLDAELLKFDNVVLTPHIASSSEATRRNMAWLAARNLVAALRGEAPPNLLNPEVRG, encoded by the coding sequence ATGAAGCCGAAGATTCTGGTCACCCGCGAGGTGTTCGACGACGTGCTCGGCTTTCTCGGCGAGCACTTCGAGGTCGAGGCCAACCAGGGCGACGCGCCGTTCAGCGCCGATGCGTTGGCGCAGCGCCTGGCCGGCAAGGCCGGCGCGCTCACCAGCATCGTCGACCGCATCGACGGCGCCCTGCTCGATCGGTGTCCCGACCTCAAGGCGGTGTGCAACATCGCGGTCGGCTACAACAACTTCGACCTGGCCGCCTGCACCGCGCACGGTGTGATGGCGACCAACACGCCGGGCGTGCTCGACGACTCCACCGCCGACTTTACCTGGGCCCTGATCCTGGCCGCGGCCCGGCGCGTGACCGAGGCCGAGCGCTATCTGCGCGCCGGCCAGTGGACCGGCTGGAAGCTCAAGCAGTTTCTCGGCACCGATGTGCACCATGCGACGCTCGGCATCCTGGGCATGGGCCGCATCGGCCAGAAGGTGGCGCGCCGGGCCCTGGGTTTCGACATGCCGGTGCTCTATCACAATCGCAGCCGGTTGCCTGAAGCGCAGGAGCGGGCGCTCAATGCCCGTTATGTCAGCCTGGACGAGCTGCTGGCGCAGGCCGACATCCTGACGGTGCACACGCCGTATTCGCCGCAGACCCATCATCTGGTCGGCGCCGCCGAGTTCGCCAGGATGAAGCCGGGCGTGGTCTTCATCCATGCCTCGCGCGGCGGCGTGGTGGACGATGCGGCCCTGGTCGCGGCCCTGAGGAGCGGCCGGATCGGCGCCGCCGGGCTCGACGTCTACGAGGGCGAGCCCAGACTCGATGCCGAGCTGCTCAAGTTCGACAACGTGGTGCTGACGCCGCACATCGCCAGCTCGTCGGAGGCGACCCGGCGCAACATGGCCTGGCTTGCCGCGCGCAACCTGGTCGCCGCCCTGCGCGGCGAGGCCCCGCCCAATCTGCTCAACCCGGAAGTCCGGGGCTGA